A region of Kribbella sp. NBC_01245 DNA encodes the following proteins:
- a CDS encoding LysR family transcriptional regulator: MELELRHLKVVCRLADTGSISKAAAACGVSQPALTAQLHRIEDAIGGPLFERGPSGVRATPLGRHVLGRARILLADMDELIGGSRRYAAGPRPLRLGSVRMVMFGSWLARLEELLPDREIITQVDASWVALNELLAVEVVDVVMLGRGDTGHAAPCPTGVVEQTMVYPEPAAIALPTAHRLAGQDEINLAELADDIWITPPAGKEDGDVADLRRACEAAGFEPEFRYGNLDSVEIEQLIGAGRGVCLCAPTSRPIPNAVILPLTGQPVLWRRALRWRPERISQTDADLIHEAFVATYRETIAAHAAVRPWWADHPDAHPVVLDPR, translated from the coding sequence ATGGAGCTGGAACTTCGCCATCTGAAGGTCGTCTGCCGACTGGCCGACACCGGCAGCATCTCGAAGGCCGCCGCGGCCTGCGGGGTCTCCCAGCCGGCTCTCACCGCACAGCTTCACCGGATCGAGGACGCGATCGGCGGGCCGTTGTTCGAGCGCGGGCCGAGCGGCGTGCGGGCCACACCACTGGGCAGACATGTGCTTGGCCGGGCGCGAATCCTGTTGGCCGATATGGACGAGTTGATCGGTGGCAGCAGACGGTACGCCGCCGGACCGCGGCCGCTGCGGCTCGGATCGGTGCGGATGGTGATGTTCGGCAGTTGGCTTGCCAGGCTCGAAGAACTCCTGCCGGACCGCGAGATCATCACCCAGGTGGACGCCTCCTGGGTGGCGCTCAACGAGCTGCTCGCCGTCGAGGTCGTCGATGTGGTGATGCTCGGCCGCGGCGACACCGGCCACGCGGCGCCCTGCCCGACCGGCGTGGTCGAGCAGACCATGGTCTACCCGGAGCCGGCCGCGATCGCGCTGCCGACCGCGCATCGGCTGGCCGGTCAGGACGAGATCAACCTCGCCGAGCTGGCCGACGATATCTGGATCACGCCACCGGCCGGCAAGGAGGACGGCGATGTGGCCGACCTGCGCCGGGCCTGCGAGGCGGCCGGGTTCGAACCGGAGTTCCGGTACGGCAACCTGGACAGCGTCGAGATCGAGCAGCTGATCGGCGCGGGGCGCGGCGTCTGCCTGTGCGCGCCGACCTCACGCCCGATCCCGAACGCGGTCATTCTGCCTTTGACCGGTCAGCCGGTCCTCTGGCGACGTGCGTTGCGCTGGCGGCCGGAGCGCATCTCGCAGACCGACGCGGATCTGATCCACGAGGCGTTCGTCGCCACCTACCGCGAGACCATCGCGGCCCACGCCGCCGTGCGGCCCTGGTGGGCGGACCACCCGGACGCCCACCCGGTGGTACTCGACCCGCGCTAA
- a CDS encoding M4 family metallopeptidase, with protein sequence MKNRALRLTAAGCVLGLAVAATSVAARMSPPAAAASGGASVGTSAGAEAAAVPPNDPRAAMQDVLAKVERLIATRPAELKAGSADRFVRRGAISTPWGLRYVSYDRTYQDLPVVGGDFVVTTDAQGNSRGLTVAQQRPIKVSRKATVSQDRAKNVARTALADGRVQQDKPLLVVYAGGTQPALAWETVVEGKDRGEPSRKKVYVDARTAKVLGAIEQMAAGTGTGAWNGAGLTIGTTQSGSTYTMTDPARPNLKCADLSTGAVFSGADNVWGSAVKTSKEAACVDVMYAAAGEWDMLKDWFGRNGLDGQGRWADAVVGLGDTNAFWGSGHNPDGVVFGYNMNREWITQNDVVAHEYGHGLDAKTPGGLSGWPTQEAVADIWATLTEQYLNNPNDVPDYEIGENVDVFGDGPIRYMYEPAKAAGHPNCYSANLPQSVHAAGGPMNHWFYLLAEGSAPGNGKPNSPTCNNAVLTGIGQKEAGRIFYNAMLAKTTGMTYPKWRLNTLAAAKSLDPTCAWHAKVKAAWNAVSLGAQAGEVSCVAAADDYTLSVTPTSASVQPGGSTTATVNTTIGNGSAQAIQLTASGLPTGATATFSPASLQSGTSSRLTITTSATTPNGTYDVRLAADGTSSDRTATFRLTVGAATTGTVTVTNPGAKAWFTRIAISPLKIAATSSRGLPITFKATGLPPGLMISATGVISGTPTTAGVYTVTVTATDSGGASGTTTFKYTIY encoded by the coding sequence GTGAAGAACCGAGCCCTCCGCCTGACCGCGGCCGGCTGCGTGCTGGGTCTGGCCGTCGCCGCCACGTCGGTCGCCGCCCGCATGTCGCCCCCAGCCGCCGCGGCCTCAGGCGGTGCCTCAGTCGGTACCTCCGCCGGTGCCGAGGCAGCCGCCGTACCGCCCAACGACCCACGCGCCGCCATGCAGGACGTGCTGGCCAAGGTCGAGCGTTTGATCGCGACTCGTCCCGCCGAGCTGAAGGCCGGTTCCGCCGACCGGTTCGTACGCCGCGGCGCCATCAGCACCCCGTGGGGTCTGCGCTACGTGTCGTACGACCGGACCTACCAGGATCTGCCGGTGGTCGGTGGCGACTTCGTCGTGACGACCGATGCCCAGGGCAACAGCCGGGGTCTGACCGTCGCGCAACAGCGGCCGATCAAGGTGTCCCGCAAGGCGACCGTCAGCCAGGACCGCGCCAAGAACGTGGCCCGGACGGCGCTCGCCGATGGACGGGTCCAGCAGGACAAGCCGCTCCTGGTCGTCTATGCGGGCGGTACGCAACCCGCGCTGGCCTGGGAGACCGTTGTCGAGGGCAAGGACCGCGGTGAGCCGAGCCGCAAGAAGGTGTACGTCGACGCGCGCACCGCCAAGGTGCTGGGCGCCATCGAGCAGATGGCCGCAGGCACCGGCACTGGCGCCTGGAACGGCGCCGGCCTCACGATCGGCACCACGCAGTCGGGGTCGACGTACACGATGACTGATCCCGCCCGACCGAACCTCAAGTGCGCGGACCTCAGCACCGGCGCGGTGTTCTCCGGTGCGGACAACGTCTGGGGCTCCGCGGTGAAGACCAGCAAGGAGGCTGCCTGCGTCGACGTGATGTACGCCGCCGCCGGCGAGTGGGACATGCTGAAGGACTGGTTCGGCCGGAACGGGCTGGACGGCCAGGGCCGGTGGGCGGACGCGGTCGTCGGACTCGGCGACACCAACGCCTTCTGGGGCTCGGGCCATAACCCGGACGGGGTCGTCTTCGGGTACAACATGAATCGCGAGTGGATCACCCAGAACGACGTGGTCGCCCACGAGTACGGGCACGGTCTGGACGCGAAGACGCCGGGTGGTCTCTCGGGCTGGCCCACCCAGGAAGCCGTCGCGGATATCTGGGCGACGCTCACCGAGCAGTACCTCAACAACCCGAACGACGTGCCGGACTATGAGATCGGCGAGAACGTCGACGTGTTCGGCGATGGCCCGATCCGCTATATGTACGAGCCGGCCAAGGCCGCCGGGCACCCGAACTGTTACTCCGCGAACCTGCCGCAGTCGGTGCACGCCGCGGGTGGTCCGATGAACCACTGGTTCTACCTGTTGGCCGAGGGATCCGCGCCGGGCAATGGCAAGCCGAACAGCCCGACGTGCAACAACGCCGTACTGACGGGGATCGGTCAGAAGGAGGCCGGCCGGATCTTCTACAACGCGATGCTCGCGAAGACCACCGGTATGACGTACCCCAAGTGGCGCCTCAACACGCTCGCGGCGGCGAAGAGCCTGGACCCGACCTGCGCCTGGCACGCGAAGGTGAAGGCGGCGTGGAACGCGGTCAGCCTCGGCGCCCAAGCCGGTGAGGTCAGCTGCGTGGCGGCCGCCGACGACTACACGCTCTCGGTCACGCCGACGTCGGCATCCGTCCAGCCCGGCGGCTCCACGACCGCGACGGTCAACACGACGATCGGCAACGGCTCGGCCCAGGCCATCCAGCTCACCGCGTCCGGCCTGCCGACCGGCGCCACGGCCACCTTCTCCCCGGCGTCGCTCCAATCCGGCACGTCGTCCCGGCTGACCATCACCACCAGCGCGACCACACCCAACGGAACGTACGACGTACGCCTCGCCGCCGATGGAACGTCGTCCGACCGTACGGCGACCTTCCGGCTGACGGTTGGAGCGGCAACGACCGGCACCGTCACGGTCACCAACCCGGGTGCGAAGGCCTGGTTCACCCGAATTGCCATCTCACCGCTGAAGATCGCGGCCACCTCGAGCCGTGGTCTGCCGATCACCTTCAAGGCGACCGGGTTGCCGCCCGGACTGATGATCAGCGCGACGGGCGTCATCTCCGGAACGCCCACCACCGCAGGCGTCTACACCGTCACGGTGACGGCGACCGACAGCGGAGGCGCGAGCGGTACGACGACCTTCAAGTACACGATCTACTAA
- a CDS encoding zinc-binding dehydrogenase, with protein sequence MHAIRLHEFGPAGNLRYEETADPEPAAGQVRIRVEAAGVHLLDTVLRAGTSGGGPVAPPDLPTIPGREVAGRVDAVGPGTDESWLGRRVVVHLGQVPGGYAELAVASAEAVHAIPDHLDAADAVAIIGTGRTTMGVLADARLTKDDVVLITAAAGGIGNLLVQTARNTGATVVALAGGPAKVEEVRSLGAQIAIDYRDSDWPEQVRAELDGRAVTVVLDGVGGESGRAAFEQLGIGGRLVMFGWSAGKPTALTTDDIVARGLTVSWAIGPKLFQRPGGLRGLETAALAEAIDGRWKPLTTRFPLAKAADAHQALEDRETTGKVVLVP encoded by the coding sequence ATGCACGCCATCCGCCTGCACGAGTTCGGTCCGGCCGGCAATCTTCGCTACGAGGAGACGGCGGATCCCGAACCGGCCGCGGGCCAGGTCCGCATCCGGGTCGAGGCCGCGGGCGTCCACCTGCTCGACACCGTCCTCCGCGCGGGTACCAGCGGTGGCGGACCGGTCGCACCACCCGACCTCCCGACCATCCCCGGCCGCGAGGTGGCAGGCCGCGTCGACGCCGTCGGCCCCGGCACCGACGAGTCGTGGCTCGGCCGGCGGGTCGTCGTACATCTTGGTCAGGTCCCCGGTGGCTACGCCGAACTGGCCGTCGCGTCGGCGGAGGCCGTACACGCGATACCTGATCACCTCGATGCGGCTGATGCCGTGGCGATCATCGGCACCGGCCGTACGACGATGGGCGTTCTCGCCGATGCGCGCCTGACCAAGGACGACGTGGTCCTGATCACCGCCGCCGCGGGCGGAATCGGCAACCTGCTGGTGCAAACCGCCCGCAACACGGGCGCCACCGTCGTGGCCCTCGCGGGTGGTCCCGCGAAAGTCGAGGAGGTCCGTTCACTTGGCGCGCAGATCGCGATCGACTACCGCGACTCCGATTGGCCGGAGCAGGTCCGGGCCGAACTCGACGGCCGAGCAGTCACGGTCGTCCTCGACGGCGTCGGCGGTGAATCCGGTCGGGCGGCCTTCGAGCAGTTGGGTATCGGCGGTCGGCTGGTGATGTTCGGCTGGTCCGCGGGCAAGCCGACCGCGCTGACGACGGACGACATCGTGGCCCGGGGTCTGACCGTGAGCTGGGCGATCGGCCCCAAGCTCTTCCAGCGCCCCGGCGGTCTTCGCGGCCTCGAAACCGCCGCCCTCGCGGAGGCGATCGACGGCCGCTGGAAACCCCTCACCACCCGCTTCCCCCTGGCCAAAGCCGCCGACGCGCACCAAGCCCTGGAAGATCGCGAAACCACCGGCAAAGTCGTCCTGGTGCCGTAG
- the zapE gene encoding cell division protein ZapE gives MPIRLIDRRPDVSPDRLLSECVPPPRFAPVRFETYRPDPSEPSQAAALALLRERGTTLAGPRTETRSWWRFGRGSQEVPGKAGVYLDGGFGVGKTHLLASLWHESSGPKMYCTFVELTNLVGAIGMRRAVEVLTPYRLICIDEFELDDPGDTVLISRLLGQLVEGGVQLAATSNTLPDRLGEGRFQATDFLREIQGLAARFDVLRIDGQDYRHRGLPTAPAPLTDDEVARLASAREGASCDHFVDVHRHLAELHPSKYGALLDGVTAVGLVDIREITDENVALRLVVLADRMYDRDIPLLASGVPLDRMFDERMLKGGYRKKYLRALSRLIALARAGMGQDGGHGVEEEREEV, from the coding sequence ATGCCGATCCGCCTCATCGACCGCCGGCCGGACGTCAGCCCGGACCGGCTGTTGTCCGAGTGCGTGCCGCCACCCCGGTTCGCGCCCGTGCGGTTCGAGACCTACCGCCCGGACCCGTCCGAGCCGAGTCAGGCGGCAGCCCTCGCGCTGCTCCGCGAACGCGGTACGACGCTCGCCGGGCCGCGTACGGAGACCCGGTCGTGGTGGCGTTTCGGCCGGGGCTCGCAGGAGGTGCCGGGGAAGGCGGGCGTCTATCTCGATGGCGGGTTCGGTGTGGGCAAGACGCATTTGCTCGCGTCGCTGTGGCACGAGTCGTCGGGCCCGAAGATGTACTGCACGTTCGTCGAGCTCACCAACCTGGTCGGCGCGATCGGGATGCGCCGGGCCGTCGAGGTGCTCACGCCGTACCGGTTGATCTGTATCGACGAGTTCGAGCTGGACGATCCCGGCGACACCGTGCTGATCTCGCGACTGCTCGGGCAGTTGGTCGAGGGTGGCGTGCAACTCGCCGCGACCTCGAACACGTTGCCGGATCGGCTGGGGGAGGGCCGGTTCCAGGCGACCGACTTCCTGCGCGAGATCCAGGGATTGGCCGCGCGGTTTGACGTACTGCGGATCGACGGGCAGGACTACCGGCACCGGGGTCTGCCGACAGCGCCCGCGCCGTTGACCGATGACGAGGTGGCGCGGTTGGCGTCGGCGCGGGAGGGCGCGTCGTGCGACCACTTCGTCGACGTCCATCGGCATCTCGCGGAGTTGCATCCGAGCAAGTACGGCGCGCTGCTCGACGGGGTGACGGCCGTGGGGCTGGTGGACATCCGCGAGATCACCGACGAGAACGTCGCGCTCCGGCTCGTCGTACTGGCCGACCGGATGTATGACCGGGATATCCCGTTGCTGGCCAGCGGTGTGCCGTTGGACCGGATGTTCGACGAGCGGATGCTCAAGGGCGGCTATCGCAAGAAGTACCTGCGCGCGTTGTCGCGGCTGATCGCGCTGGCGCGAGCCGGGATGGGGCAGGATGGCGGGCATGGCGTCGAAGAAGAACGAGAAGAAGTCTGA
- a CDS encoding PPK2 family polyphosphate kinase — MASKKNEKKSEGLSSALRVKAGPVDLSSFDPRATTGFSGTKEEGREALAALAPEVSDWQERLFAEGRKGGERSVLLVLQGMDTSGKGGVIRHGAGLMDPQGLRITSFKAPTPAEKRRGFLWRIRQALPAPGQIGIFDRSHYEDVLIARVRNLVAAPVWNRRYDAINEFETELAGAGITVVKCFLHISPEMQKERLQARLDDPTKHWKYNPGDVDERQLWPAYTEAYEAAIEKCNADHAPWHVIPSDRKWYRNWAVTTLLLETLQDLNPEWPKADFDVALEKSRVAES; from the coding sequence ATGGCGTCGAAGAAGAACGAGAAGAAGTCTGAGGGTTTGTCCAGCGCACTACGGGTCAAGGCCGGTCCGGTCGACCTGAGTTCGTTCGACCCGCGGGCCACGACGGGCTTCAGCGGTACCAAGGAGGAAGGCCGCGAGGCATTGGCCGCGCTGGCGCCCGAGGTGTCGGACTGGCAGGAACGCCTGTTCGCCGAAGGCCGCAAAGGCGGCGAACGCAGCGTGCTGCTGGTGCTGCAGGGTATGGACACGTCCGGCAAGGGTGGCGTGATCCGGCACGGCGCCGGCCTGATGGACCCGCAGGGCTTGCGGATCACGTCGTTCAAGGCGCCGACGCCGGCCGAGAAGCGGCGCGGCTTCCTCTGGCGCATCCGCCAGGCCTTGCCGGCACCGGGCCAGATCGGGATCTTCGACCGGTCGCATTACGAGGACGTGCTGATCGCGCGAGTGCGGAATCTCGTCGCCGCGCCGGTGTGGAACCGCCGGTACGACGCGATCAACGAGTTCGAGACGGAGCTGGCGGGTGCCGGGATCACGGTGGTGAAGTGCTTCCTGCATATCTCGCCGGAGATGCAGAAGGAGCGGTTGCAGGCGCGTCTCGACGACCCGACGAAGCACTGGAAGTACAACCCGGGCGATGTCGACGAACGCCAACTCTGGCCCGCCTACACCGAGGCGTACGAGGCGGCCATCGAGAAGTGCAACGCCGACCATGCGCCTTGGCACGTCATCCCCAGCGACCGCAAGTGGTACCGCAACTGGGCCGTCACCACCCTCCTCCTCGAGACCCTCCAGGACCTCAACCCCGAATGGCCCAAAGCCGACTTCGACGTGGCGCTGGAGAAGAGCCGCGTCGCCGAAAGCTGA
- a CDS encoding sirohydrochlorin chelatase, whose product MTAPALVILAHGSRDPRSAATVHAMVDCLRETRDDLRIEAAFLDHCPPSPYQVFEKLGADGVEEIVVVPLLLSDAFHAKVDVPAVIDEARGRYPDLRIIASDVLGYDESLLDVLDRRMRAELRNSRVRELDALVLSCVGSSDHQANAAVSRLARIWGQRHRLPVTAAFITSASPTPAEAVLQWRLEGRRHVAVGAFFLAPGLLPDKAEETARKAGAVAVSRPLGVSNELARLVLLRYGVAGLDLLTLAPAAPRPTLVRTA is encoded by the coding sequence GTGACTGCTCCAGCACTTGTGATCCTCGCCCACGGCAGCCGGGACCCGCGCTCGGCCGCCACTGTCCACGCCATGGTCGACTGCCTGCGCGAGACGCGCGACGACCTGCGGATCGAAGCGGCATTCCTGGACCACTGCCCCCCTTCCCCGTACCAGGTGTTCGAGAAGCTCGGTGCTGACGGCGTCGAGGAGATCGTCGTCGTCCCGCTGCTGCTCTCGGACGCCTTCCACGCCAAGGTCGACGTCCCCGCGGTGATCGACGAGGCGCGCGGACGCTACCCGGACCTGCGGATCATCGCGTCCGACGTGCTCGGGTACGACGAGTCGCTGCTGGACGTGCTCGATCGGCGCATGCGGGCCGAGCTGCGCAACAGCCGCGTGCGTGAGCTCGACGCGCTCGTGCTCTCATGCGTCGGGTCGAGCGACCACCAGGCCAACGCGGCGGTCTCCAGGCTGGCCCGCATCTGGGGTCAACGCCACCGCCTCCCGGTCACGGCCGCCTTCATCACCTCGGCGAGCCCGACCCCGGCCGAAGCCGTCCTCCAGTGGAGGCTGGAAGGCCGTCGCCACGTAGCCGTCGGCGCCTTCTTCCTCGCGCCCGGACTGCTGCCGGACAAGGCCGAGGAAACCGCCCGCAAAGCCGGAGCCGTCGCCGTCTCCCGCCCCCTAGGCGTAAGCAACGAACTAGCCCGCCTAGTCCTCCTCCGCTACGGCGTAGCCGGCCTAGACCTCCTCACGCTAGCCCCCGCCGCACCCAGGCCCACGTTGGTCCGCACGGCGTAG
- a CDS encoding sulfate adenylyltransferase subunit 1, whose protein sequence is MSTLLRLATAGSVDDGKSTLVGRLLHDCKAILADQIAHVQHVSSTRGAGDFDFALLTDGLRAEREQGITIDVAYRYFATDKRSFILADCPGHVQYTRNTVTGASTADVVIILVDARHGVLEQTRRHLAVAGLLRVPHVVLAVNKIDLVNYDEAVFTGIAKDVVDLADQLGISDVKAIPVSALAGDNVVDRSTRTTWYDGPTLLEFLENADGRDDISSQPLRFPVQYVIRPQTDDEYRDYRGYAGTVAAGKVSAGDSVIVLPAGRRTTVAGVDRAVVTSSAAGVASGGTAVAGEAVTIRLADNLDVARGSVIVAAESSPGTRRELASTVAWLSDRPLTVGARVLIKHTTTTAQAIVTKIGGALDLDTLGVIDATELNLNDIGKVQLKVAAPLAADPYSSNAITGSFLLIDAHDGWTLAAGMIDDVEGEPL, encoded by the coding sequence ATGAGCACACTGCTGCGACTCGCGACCGCCGGTTCGGTCGACGACGGAAAGTCCACGTTGGTCGGACGGCTGCTGCACGACTGCAAGGCGATCTTGGCCGACCAGATCGCCCATGTGCAGCACGTCTCGTCGACCCGTGGCGCTGGTGACTTCGACTTCGCCCTGCTGACCGACGGCTTGCGGGCCGAGCGCGAACAGGGCATCACCATCGACGTCGCCTACCGGTACTTCGCCACCGACAAGCGCTCGTTCATCCTGGCCGACTGCCCGGGACACGTGCAGTACACCCGGAACACCGTCACCGGTGCGTCCACGGCCGACGTCGTCATCATCCTGGTCGACGCGCGGCACGGCGTACTGGAGCAGACCCGGCGGCACCTCGCCGTGGCCGGCCTGCTGCGGGTGCCACACGTCGTACTCGCGGTGAACAAGATCGACCTGGTCAACTACGACGAGGCCGTCTTCACGGGTATCGCGAAGGACGTCGTCGACCTGGCCGACCAGCTCGGGATCAGCGACGTGAAGGCCATTCCGGTCTCGGCTCTCGCCGGGGACAACGTGGTGGACCGCTCGACGCGCACCACTTGGTACGACGGGCCGACGCTGCTGGAGTTCCTCGAGAACGCGGACGGACGGGACGACATCTCGTCGCAGCCGTTGCGGTTCCCGGTGCAGTACGTGATCCGGCCGCAGACTGACGACGAGTACCGCGACTACCGGGGATACGCCGGGACGGTTGCCGCCGGCAAGGTTTCCGCCGGGGACTCGGTCATCGTGCTGCCGGCCGGTCGCCGTACCACCGTGGCCGGGGTTGACCGGGCCGTGGTGACCTCGTCGGCCGCCGGCGTCGCCTCGGGCGGTACCGCTGTTGCCGGGGAGGCCGTCACCATCCGGCTCGCCGACAACCTCGACGTGGCTCGCGGTTCGGTCATCGTCGCGGCGGAGAGCTCCCCCGGCACCCGCCGGGAACTGGCCTCCACCGTCGCTTGGTTGTCCGACCGCCCGCTGACGGTCGGCGCTCGCGTGCTGATCAAGCACACCACCACGACTGCCCAGGCGATCGTCACCAAGATCGGTGGCGCTCTCGACCTGGACACGCTCGGCGTCATCGATGCCACCGAGCTGAACCTGAACGACATCGGCAAGGTGCAGCTCAAGGTCGCCGCACCGCTGGCCGCCGATCCGTACTCCAGCAATGCCATCACCGGATCGTTCCTGCTGATCGACGCCCACGACGGGTGGACGTTGGCGGCCGGCATGATCGACGACGTAGAAGGGGAACCGCTGTGA
- the cysD gene encoding sulfate adenylyltransferase subunit CysD yields the protein MSTTIVSELDALESESLFVFREVAAEFERPVVLFSGGKDSIVMLHLARKAFAPAPVPFTLLHVDTGHNFPEVLEYRDRVVSELGLKLVVAKVEDYLADGRLRERADGTRNPLQTVPLLDAINGNRFDAVFGGGRRDEERARAKERIFSLRDEFGQWDPRNQRPELWSLYNGRHKPGEHVRVFPLSNWTELDIWNYIDREGIDLPSIYYSHSRDVFERDGMLLAVGPYSQPRAGEIVSSQIVRYRTVGDMSCTGAVLGEARSAAEVVIEVAASELTERGATRADDRVSEAAMEDRKREGYF from the coding sequence ATGAGCACAACGATCGTGAGTGAGCTGGACGCGCTCGAGAGCGAGTCGCTGTTCGTATTCCGTGAGGTCGCCGCCGAGTTCGAGCGCCCGGTCGTGCTGTTCTCCGGTGGCAAGGACTCCATCGTGATGCTGCACCTGGCGCGGAAGGCGTTCGCGCCGGCGCCGGTGCCGTTCACGCTGCTGCACGTCGACACCGGGCACAACTTCCCCGAGGTGCTGGAGTATCGCGACCGGGTCGTTTCTGAGCTGGGCCTCAAGTTGGTGGTCGCTAAGGTCGAGGACTACCTGGCCGACGGGCGTCTGCGCGAGCGGGCCGACGGGACCCGGAACCCGCTGCAGACGGTGCCGCTGCTGGACGCGATCAACGGCAACCGGTTCGACGCCGTCTTCGGTGGCGGCCGTCGTGACGAGGAGAGGGCCCGCGCGAAGGAGCGGATCTTCAGCCTGCGCGACGAGTTCGGCCAGTGGGATCCGCGGAACCAGCGGCCCGAGCTGTGGTCGCTGTACAACGGGCGGCACAAGCCCGGCGAGCACGTACGCGTGTTCCCGCTGTCGAACTGGACCGAGCTCGACATCTGGAACTACATCGACCGTGAGGGGATCGACCTGCCGTCGATCTACTACTCCCACAGCCGGGACGTGTTCGAGCGCGACGGCATGTTGCTTGCCGTCGGCCCCTATTCGCAACCGCGCGCCGGCGAGATCGTTTCGTCGCAGATTGTTCGGTACCGAACGGTCGGCGACATGTCCTGCACTGGCGCCGTACTGGGTGAGGCTCGATCGGCCGCCGAGGTCGTCATCGAGGTCGCCGCGAGTGAACTGACTGAGCGTGGCGCCACTCGCGCCGACGACCGGGTCAGCGAAGCAGCCATGGAAGACCGCAAACGCGAGGGGTACTTCTGA
- a CDS encoding phosphoadenylyl-sulfate reductase produces MSTDLKSLAEEANERLADASPVEVLAWARETFGDELVVTASMADGALPHLAAEAAPGVDVLFLDTGYHFAETIGTRDAVAATLPINLINATPKQTVAEQDAEYGKDLFAREPDKCCALRKVEPLNRVLSGYKAWVTGVRREEAPTRANTPIVEYDAKRDMVKLNPIAPWTQADLDAYITDNGVLVNLLQYDGYPSIGCQPCTKQVAPGEDPRSGRWAGSGKVECGLHT; encoded by the coding sequence ATGAGCACCGACTTGAAATCCCTGGCCGAAGAGGCCAACGAACGGTTAGCAGACGCGTCCCCGGTCGAGGTACTGGCCTGGGCGCGGGAGACCTTCGGTGACGAGCTGGTCGTGACGGCGTCGATGGCGGACGGCGCACTCCCCCACCTCGCGGCCGAGGCGGCGCCCGGCGTCGACGTACTGTTCCTCGACACCGGCTACCACTTCGCCGAGACGATCGGCACCCGGGACGCCGTGGCGGCGACGCTGCCGATCAACCTGATCAACGCGACGCCCAAGCAGACCGTGGCCGAGCAGGACGCCGAGTACGGCAAAGACCTGTTCGCGCGGGAGCCCGACAAGTGCTGCGCGCTGCGCAAGGTCGAGCCGCTCAACCGGGTGCTCTCGGGCTACAAGGCCTGGGTGACCGGCGTACGGCGTGAAGAGGCGCCGACGCGGGCCAACACCCCGATCGTCGAGTACGACGCGAAGCGCGACATGGTGAAGCTCAACCCGATCGCGCCGTGGACCCAGGCCGACCTCGACGCGTACATCACCGACAACGGCGTACTGGTCAACCTGCTGCAGTACGACGGCTACCCGTCCATCGGGTGCCAGCCGTGCACCAAGCAGGTCGCGCCGGGCGAAGACCCGCGCAGCGGTCGCTGGGCCGGTTCCGGCAAGGTGGAATGCGGGTTGCACACATGA